One window from the genome of Rhinolophus ferrumequinum isolate MPI-CBG mRhiFer1 chromosome 10, mRhiFer1_v1.p, whole genome shotgun sequence encodes:
- the KRT72 gene encoding keratin, type II cytoskeletal 72: MSRQLHPYPGGERLGFSGCSAVISGRVSSSSASFRAGVKSSAAFGSKSLFSLGGGRRLALSASAGRGAAFALGHCAGTGGRLGGFVGTVFGAAGLGPVCPSVCPPGGIPQVTVNKNLLAPLNVELDPKIQKVRAQEREQIKALNNKFASFIDKVRFLEQQNQVLETKWELLQQLDVNNCRKNLEPVYEGYISTLRKQLETLSGDRVRLDSELRNMRDVVEDYKKRYEMEINRRTAAENEFVVLKKDVDAAYMNKVELQAKVDALTDEIKFFKCLYEGEIAQIQSHISDTSVVLSMDNNRDLDLDSIIDEVRAQYEEIALKSKAEAEALYQSKIQELQVTAGQHGDDLKLTKAEISELNRLIQRLRSEIGSVKKQCSNLETAIADAEQRGDCALKDARAKLDELEAALHQAKEELARMLREYQELMSTKLALDVEIATYRKLLEGEESRMSGEYPNSVSISVISNTGAGAGGAGFSVGFGSSSSYSYKPGAADVKTKGICGSEFKDPLTKTSGSSCATKKKASR; encoded by the exons ATGAGCCGCCAGCTGCACCCCTACCCTGGCGGGGAGCGCCTGGGCTTCAGTGGCTGCTCCGCTGTCATCTCTGGCCGGGTCAGCAGCAGCTCCGCCTCATTCAGGGCTGGTGTCAAGAGCTCAGCTGCTTTTGGCAGCAAGAGCCTCTTCAGCCTGGGGGGCGGCCGGCGCCTGGCCCTGAGCGCCTCGGCCGGACGGGGCGCTGCCTTTGCGCTGGGCCACTGTGCAGGAACCGGCGGCCGCTTGGGGGGCTTCGTGGGCACCGTCTTTGGCGCCGCCGGCCTGGGGCCCGTGTGTCCATCTGTGTGTCCACCAGGTGGCATCCCTCAGGTCACCGTCAACAAGAACCTCCTGGCCCCCCTCAACGTGGAGCTGGACCCCAAGATCCAGAAAGTGCGCGCACAAGAGCGGGAGCAGATCAAGGCGCTGAACAACAAGTTCGCCTCCTTCATCGACAAG GTGCGATTCCTGGAGCAGCAAAACCAGGTGCTGGAGACCAAGTGGGAGCTGCTGCAGCAGCTGGATGTGAACAATTGCAGAAAGAACCTGGAGCCCGTGTACGAGGGCTACATCAGCACCCTGCGGAAGCAGCTGGAGACGCTGTCTGGGGACAGGGTGAGGCTGGACTCGGAGCTGAGGAACATGCGGGATGTAGTGGAGGATTACAAGAAGAG GTACGAGATGGAGATTAATAGACGCACAGCTGCTGAGAATGAGTTTGTGGTGCTTAAGAAG GATGTGGATGCGGCTTACATGAACAAGGTGGAGCTCCAGGCCAAGGTGGACGCCTTAACAGATGAGATCAAATTCTTCAAGTGCCTCTATGAAGGG GAGATCGCTCAGATCCAGTCCCACATCAGTGACACATCCGTGGTCCTGTCCATGGACAACAACCGGGACCTGGACCTGGACAGCATCATCGATGAGGTCCGGGCCCAGTATGAGGAGATCGCCCTGAAGAGCAAGGCCGAGGCTGAGGCCTTGTACCAGAGCAAG ATCCAGGAGCTGCAGGTCACAGCGGGCCAGCATGGGGACGACCTCAAACTCACCAAGGCCGAGATCTCAGAGCTCAACCGGCTCATCCAGAGGCTCCGCTCAGAGATAGGGAGTGTGAAGAAGCAG TGCTCCAACCTGGAGACGGCCATTGCAGATGCCGAGCAGCGGGGCGACTGTGCCCTGAAGGACGCCCGGGCCAAGCTGGACGAGCTGGAGGCCGCCCTGCACCAGGCCAAGGAGGAGCTGGCCCGGATGCTGCGTGAGTACCAGGAGCTCATGAGCACGAAGCTGGCCCTGGACGTGGAGATCGCCACCTACCGCAAGCTGCTGGAGGGCGAGGAGAGCCG gATGTCTGGTGAATATCCAAATTCCGTGAGCATCT CTGTCATCAGCAACAcaggagctggggcaggaggggctggcttCAGCGTGGGCTTTGGCTCCTCGAGCAGTTACAGCTACAAACCTGGGGCAGCAGATGTCAAAACCAAAGGTATCTGTGGCAGCGAGTTCAAGGATCCGCTTACCAAAACCTCCGGCAGCAGCTGTGCAACCAAAAAGAAGGCCTCCAGATGA